One stretch of Corallococcus soli DNA includes these proteins:
- the tsaE gene encoding tRNA (adenosine(37)-N6)-threonylcarbamoyltransferase complex ATPase subunit type 1 TsaE: MSGPTRTRRLVSPSPEETHRLGVKLGTLLAPGDFVGLVGDLGAGKTHLVRGVAEGAGVAKSEVASPTFAIVYPYEGRIPLYHADLYRLADYEELYATGFVDMVADNDRAMLVEWLDRIPQAAPREHLRVTLRHEGEAARSLEAEAFGERPAALLEAWLG; the protein is encoded by the coding sequence GTGAGCGGGCCCACGCGCACGCGGCGCCTGGTGTCCCCATCCCCGGAGGAGACGCACCGGCTGGGCGTGAAGCTGGGAACGCTGCTGGCGCCCGGGGACTTCGTGGGCCTCGTGGGCGACCTGGGCGCGGGCAAGACGCACCTGGTGCGCGGCGTGGCGGAGGGGGCGGGCGTGGCGAAGTCGGAGGTCGCGAGCCCCACCTTCGCCATCGTGTACCCGTACGAGGGCCGCATCCCGCTGTACCACGCGGACCTGTACCGACTGGCGGACTACGAGGAGCTGTACGCCACCGGCTTCGTGGACATGGTGGCGGACAACGACCGCGCGATGCTGGTGGAGTGGCTGGACCGCATCCCCCAGGCCGCTCCGCGCGAGCACCTGCGCGTCACGCTGCGCCACGAAGGGGAGGCCGCGCGGAGCTTGGAAGCGGAGGCCTTCGGCGAGCGTCCCGCCGCGCTGCTGGAGGCGTGGCTCGGCTGA
- a CDS encoding class II glutamine amidotransferase has protein sequence MCRLFGFRSAVPAAVHTALVTERNSLLIQSREHKDGWGIASYGQECSPLVAHGVGPAHSDPDFERVSSQVSARTVVAHIRLASVGAVEIRNSHPFHYGRWSFVHNGTLREFAKHKAAVEALIHPELRVNIKGTTDSERCFYLFLTRLAEWGPLDGSVPAEAMARALAETMTLVSTMTDVPGSREPKERSAMNFLVTDGEAMVATRRNRTLFISSGIGGCPEALRAPHTDVPLQQFLIASESLCGGPHWVPVDEEDVVGVDARLVFRRWKVQTLAEGVLGPRPPEPTQGSAA, from the coding sequence ATGTGCCGACTATTTGGGTTCAGATCCGCGGTCCCCGCTGCTGTCCATACCGCCCTGGTGACGGAGAGGAATTCCCTCCTCATCCAGTCGCGCGAGCACAAGGACGGCTGGGGCATCGCCTCGTACGGGCAGGAATGCTCGCCGCTGGTCGCGCATGGTGTGGGTCCCGCGCACAGCGACCCTGACTTCGAGCGCGTGTCGAGCCAGGTGTCCGCGCGCACGGTGGTCGCGCACATCCGGCTCGCGAGCGTGGGCGCGGTGGAGATCCGCAACTCGCACCCGTTCCACTACGGCCGCTGGTCATTCGTGCACAACGGCACGCTGCGCGAGTTCGCGAAGCACAAGGCCGCCGTGGAGGCGCTCATCCACCCGGAGCTGCGCGTCAACATCAAGGGCACCACCGACAGCGAGCGCTGCTTCTATTTGTTCCTGACGCGGCTCGCGGAGTGGGGCCCGCTCGACGGGTCGGTGCCCGCGGAGGCGATGGCGCGGGCGCTCGCGGAGACGATGACGCTCGTGTCCACGATGACGGACGTGCCGGGGAGCCGCGAGCCGAAGGAGCGCTCCGCGATGAACTTCCTCGTCACCGACGGCGAGGCGATGGTGGCCACGCGCCGCAACCGCACGCTCTTCATCTCCTCCGGCATCGGCGGCTGCCCCGAAGCGCTGCGCGCGCCGCACACGGACGTCCCGCTCCAGCAGTTCCTCATCGCCAGCGAGTCGCTGTGCGGCGGCCCCCACTGGGTGCCGGTGGATGAAGAGGACGTGGTGGGCGTGGACGCGCGGCTCGTCTTCCGCCGCTGGAAGGTGCAGACGCTGGCCGAAGGCGTGCTGGGCCCGCGTCCGCCCGAGCCGACTCAGGGCAGCGCGGCCTGA
- the hutI gene encoding imidazolonepropionase — MQTEALDLWIRNTSEVLTVEGTHREPAEVALTPRPAACVGLRQGRVAFVGREADLPKGALTDATEIIDAEGGFVGPGFVDPHTHLVFAGERSAEFDLRNQGATYLEIAKAGGGIVNTVGATRAASEEELARLALPRLERLLAQGVTTAEVKSGYGLSLEHELKMLRAVRRLGALSPLELVPTLLCAHAVPAEYQGRRGDYLDLCINEILPAVAREGLARFCDVFTEDSAFTVDESRRLLLAGKALGLTPRLHADQLTACGASALAAEVGASSADHLEQVTDEGVRALAAANVTAVLVPTSTLFLRMRPYAPGRKLRDAGVNIALGSNVNPGSSMTENLALVLGLACLENGLTAAEAYWAATRGAAQCLGLQRQGRLAVGDAGDLVVFGCRSYRHLPYHLGISHARVVVKSGRVVGRARMECCP; from the coding sequence ATGCAAACCGAAGCCCTGGACCTGTGGATCCGCAACACGTCCGAAGTGCTCACCGTGGAGGGCACGCACCGCGAGCCCGCTGAAGTCGCCCTCACCCCGCGCCCCGCAGCGTGCGTGGGCCTGCGCCAGGGCCGCGTGGCCTTCGTGGGCAGGGAGGCGGACCTGCCGAAGGGCGCGCTCACGGACGCGACGGAGATCATCGACGCCGAAGGCGGCTTCGTGGGCCCGGGCTTCGTGGATCCGCACACGCACCTGGTCTTCGCGGGGGAGCGCTCCGCGGAGTTCGACCTGCGCAACCAGGGCGCCACGTACCTGGAGATCGCGAAGGCGGGCGGCGGCATCGTCAACACGGTGGGCGCCACGCGCGCGGCCAGCGAGGAGGAGCTCGCGCGGCTCGCCCTGCCCCGCCTGGAGCGGCTGCTCGCGCAGGGCGTGACGACCGCGGAGGTGAAGAGCGGCTACGGCCTGTCGCTGGAGCACGAGCTGAAGATGCTGCGCGCGGTGCGCCGCCTGGGCGCGCTGTCCCCGCTGGAGCTGGTGCCCACGCTCCTGTGCGCGCACGCGGTGCCGGCGGAGTACCAGGGGCGCCGGGGCGACTACCTGGACCTGTGCATCAATGAAATCCTCCCCGCGGTGGCCCGCGAGGGACTGGCGCGCTTCTGCGACGTCTTCACGGAGGACAGCGCCTTCACCGTGGACGAGTCCCGCCGCCTGCTGCTCGCGGGCAAGGCGCTGGGCCTCACGCCGCGCCTGCACGCGGACCAGCTCACCGCCTGCGGGGCCTCCGCCCTTGCCGCCGAAGTGGGGGCCTCCAGCGCGGACCACCTGGAGCAGGTGACGGACGAAGGCGTCCGCGCGCTCGCCGCCGCGAACGTCACCGCCGTGCTCGTGCCCACCTCCACCCTCTTCCTGCGCATGCGCCCCTACGCGCCCGGCCGGAAGCTGCGCGACGCGGGCGTCAACATTGCTTTGGGTTCCAACGTGAACCCCGGTTCCTCCATGACGGAAAACCTGGCGCTGGTGCTGGGGCTCGCCTGTCTGGAGAACGGCCTGACGGCCGCCGAGGCGTACTGGGCCGCCACCCGGGGCGCCGCGCAGTGCTTGGGGTTGCAACGGCAGGGGCGGCTGGCCGTGGGTGATGCGGGCGACCTGGTGGTCTTCGGCTGTCGCAGCTACAGGCACCTGCCCTATCATCTGGGAATCAGCCACGCGCGGGTGGTGGTGAAGAGTGGACGGGTGGTGGGCCGCGCGCGGATGGAATGCTGTCCCTGA
- the hutU gene encoding urocanate hydratase has translation MSRIIRASRGTTLSCKGWVQEAALRMLMNNLDPDVAEAPGDLVVYGGTGKAARDWPSFDRIVSSLQSLTDDETLLVQSGKPVGILRTHPDAPRVLIANSNLVGHWANWEHFHELEKKGLMMYGQMTAGSWIYIGSQGILQGTYETFAAAGRFHFGSEDLAGRLILSGGLGGMGGAQPLAATMNNAVFLGVEIDPHRAQRRVETRYLDVVAKDIDEALALAKDAQARRVGRSIAIIGNAASVFRELYRRGIKPDLVTDQTSAHDPLNGYVPTDLSLEAAAELRKRDPEGYVKRARESMIMHVQAMNDFQAAGSHVFDYGNNLRGQAKEGGMQNAFEFPGFVPAYIRPLFCEGMGPFRWVALSGDPEDIRRTDRAVRELFPHKASLNRWLDMAQERVAFQGLPARICWLGYGERAKAGLAFNELVRKGEVKAPIVIGRDHLDCGSVASPNRETEAMKDGSDAVGDWPILNALVNAVNGASWVSFHHGGGVGMGYSLHAGQVIVADGTPEAARRIERVLTSDPAMGVLRHADAGYTEATDVAKERGVRIPGLTA, from the coding sequence ATGTCCCGCATCATCCGCGCCTCCCGCGGCACCACCCTCTCCTGCAAGGGCTGGGTGCAGGAGGCCGCGCTCCGGATGCTGATGAACAACCTCGACCCGGACGTGGCCGAGGCGCCCGGCGACCTGGTCGTCTACGGCGGCACCGGCAAGGCCGCGCGCGACTGGCCGTCCTTCGACCGCATCGTGTCCAGCCTCCAGTCGCTCACCGACGACGAGACGCTGCTCGTGCAGTCCGGCAAGCCCGTGGGCATCCTGCGCACGCACCCGGACGCGCCGCGCGTGCTCATCGCCAACTCCAACCTCGTGGGCCACTGGGCCAACTGGGAGCACTTCCACGAGCTGGAGAAGAAGGGCCTCATGATGTACGGCCAGATGACGGCCGGCTCGTGGATCTACATCGGCTCGCAGGGCATCCTGCAGGGCACCTACGAGACCTTCGCCGCCGCGGGCCGCTTCCACTTCGGCAGCGAGGACCTGGCCGGCCGCCTCATCCTCTCCGGCGGCCTGGGCGGCATGGGCGGCGCGCAGCCCCTGGCGGCCACGATGAACAACGCCGTGTTCCTGGGCGTTGAAATCGATCCGCACCGCGCCCAGCGCCGCGTGGAGACGCGCTACCTGGACGTGGTGGCCAAGGACATCGACGAAGCGCTGGCCCTGGCGAAGGACGCGCAGGCCAGGCGCGTGGGCCGCTCCATCGCCATCATCGGCAACGCGGCGTCGGTGTTCCGGGAGCTGTACCGGCGCGGCATCAAGCCGGACCTCGTCACGGACCAGACGAGCGCGCATGATCCGCTCAACGGCTACGTCCCCACGGACCTGTCGCTGGAGGCCGCGGCGGAGCTGCGCAAGCGCGACCCGGAGGGCTACGTGAAGCGCGCGCGCGAGTCGATGATCATGCACGTGCAGGCGATGAACGACTTCCAGGCCGCCGGCAGCCACGTCTTCGACTACGGCAATAACCTGCGCGGCCAGGCGAAGGAGGGCGGCATGCAGAACGCCTTCGAGTTCCCCGGCTTCGTGCCCGCGTACATCCGCCCGCTGTTCTGCGAGGGCATGGGCCCGTTCCGCTGGGTGGCGCTGTCCGGGGACCCGGAGGACATCCGCCGCACGGACCGCGCGGTGCGCGAGCTGTTCCCGCACAAGGCGTCGCTCAACCGCTGGCTGGACATGGCCCAGGAGCGCGTGGCGTTCCAGGGCCTGCCCGCGCGCATCTGCTGGCTGGGCTACGGCGAGCGCGCCAAGGCGGGGCTCGCGTTCAACGAGCTGGTGCGCAAGGGCGAGGTGAAGGCGCCCATCGTGATTGGCCGCGACCACCTGGACTGCGGCAGCGTGGCGTCCCCCAACCGCGAGACGGAGGCCATGAAGGACGGCTCGGACGCGGTGGGCGACTGGCCCATCCTCAACGCGCTGGTGAACGCGGTGAACGGCGCCTCCTGGGTGTCGTTCCACCACGGCGGCGGCGTGGGCATGGGCTATTCGCTGCACGCGGGCCAGGTCATCGTCGCGGACGGCACGCCGGAGGCCGCGCGCCGCATCGAGCGCGTGCTCACGTCCGACCCCGCCATGGGCGTGCTGCGCCACGCGGACGCGGGCTACACGGAGGCCACCGACGTCGCGAAGGAGCGGGGCGTGCGCATCCCGGGCCTCACCGCCTAG